In the Flagellimonas sp. HMM57 genome, one interval contains:
- the pnuC gene encoding nicotinamide riboside transporter PnuC, with amino-acid sequence MSHIFDWIFAQYEGVPTHLIVLEMIGVVFGLLSVWYSKRENILVFPTGIISTGIFVYILLVFGLLGDMLINAYYFVMSVIGWYLWTRKVDESHFIPITKTTLKEKKWSVLLFIGAVVFVTLVYVFFEKFDTWTAYVDTLTTAIFFVGMWLMAKKKLENWVYWIVGDIVTVPLYWYKGLIFSSLLYFLLTIIAIYGYKAWKKNLGKSPQTLLK; translated from the coding sequence ATGAGCCACATTTTTGATTGGATTTTTGCCCAATACGAGGGTGTGCCAACACATTTGATCGTGTTAGAGATGATCGGGGTGGTTTTTGGGCTGCTCAGCGTTTGGTACTCCAAGCGTGAGAATATCTTGGTTTTTCCTACGGGCATCATCAGTACAGGAATCTTTGTATATATCCTTTTGGTTTTTGGCCTTTTAGGGGATATGCTCATTAATGCGTATTATTTTGTTATGAGTGTTATAGGGTGGTATCTATGGACTCGTAAAGTTGATGAGAGTCATTTTATTCCCATCACCAAGACCACATTAAAAGAAAAAAAATGGTCGGTACTCCTTTTTATTGGCGCAGTCGTTTTTGTAACCCTGGTTTACGTTTTCTTCGAAAAATTTGATACGTGGACAGCTTATGTGGATACCCTCACTACAGCTATCTTTTTTGTGGGAATGTGGTTGATGGCCAAAAAAAAACTGGAGAACTGGGTCTATTGGATCGTTGGTGACATTGTCACCGTACCCTTATATTGGTATAAAGGACTAATCTTTAGCTCTTTGCTGTATTTTTTATTGACTATAATTGCCATTTACGGTTACAAAGCATGGAAGAAAAACTTGGGCAAGAGCCCTCAAACCTTATTAAAGTAG
- the ahcY gene encoding adenosylhomocysteinase, translating to MNTKTIPYVPYKVKDISLADWGRKEINLAEAEMPGLMALRKEYKDEQPLKGTRIAGCLHMTIQTAVLIETLVELGADVTWSSCNIFSTQDHAAAAIAAAGIPVYAWKGMNEEEFDWCIEQTLFFGEDREPLNMILDDGGDLTNMVLDQYPELASGIKGLSEETTTGVHRLYERVKNGTLPMPAINVNDSVTKSKFDNKYGCKESAVDAIRRATDTMLAGKRVVVAGYGDVGKGTAASFRGAGAIVSVTEIDPICALQACMDGYEVKKLETVIGNADIVITTTGNKDIIREEHFRALKDKAIVCNIGHFDNEIDMAWLNGTFGDTKDEIKPQVDKYTINGKDIIILAEGRLVNLGCATGHPSFVMSNSFTNQTLAQIELWNNSDNYENDVYMLPKHLDEKVAKLHLERLGAELTELKQDQAEYIGVTVEGPFKPEYYRY from the coding sequence ATGAATACAAAGACTATTCCCTATGTGCCTTATAAAGTGAAAGATATTTCTTTAGCGGATTGGGGTAGAAAAGAAATTAACCTTGCCGAAGCCGAAATGCCCGGTCTTATGGCATTACGAAAAGAATATAAAGATGAACAACCTTTAAAAGGTACGCGTATTGCAGGATGTTTGCATATGACCATTCAAACTGCAGTATTAATTGAAACTTTGGTAGAACTTGGGGCAGATGTAACTTGGAGTTCCTGTAACATATTTTCTACCCAAGACCATGCGGCGGCGGCCATTGCTGCAGCTGGAATTCCCGTATATGCCTGGAAAGGAATGAACGAGGAAGAATTTGATTGGTGCATTGAGCAAACCTTGTTTTTTGGCGAAGATAGAGAACCGCTGAATATGATTTTGGACGATGGTGGGGATTTAACCAATATGGTTCTGGATCAATACCCAGAATTAGCTTCTGGTATCAAAGGGCTTTCAGAAGAAACCACTACTGGGGTACACCGTTTGTATGAACGAGTTAAAAATGGAACATTGCCCATGCCGGCAATCAATGTGAACGATTCCGTTACCAAATCAAAATTCGATAACAAATACGGGTGCAAAGAAAGTGCTGTGGATGCCATTCGCCGCGCTACAGATACCATGTTAGCGGGAAAACGCGTTGTGGTCGCAGGTTATGGTGACGTAGGAAAAGGAACGGCTGCTTCTTTTAGAGGTGCCGGCGCCATTGTTTCCGTTACCGAAATTGACCCTATATGTGCGTTGCAAGCTTGTATGGACGGGTATGAAGTCAAAAAATTGGAAACTGTAATCGGTAATGCTGACATTGTAATTACCACAACTGGAAATAAGGACATTATCCGTGAGGAGCATTTCCGTGCTTTAAAGGACAAAGCTATTGTCTGTAACATCGGACATTTTGACAATGAAATAGATATGGCTTGGTTGAACGGGACTTTTGGCGATACCAAAGACGAAATCAAACCACAAGTCGATAAATACACAATCAATGGTAAAGATATTATCATTCTGGCCGAAGGTCGATTGGTCAACCTTGGTTGTGCAACGGGACATCCTAGTTTTGTAATGAGTAATTCATTTACAAACCAGACTTTGGCGCAGATTGAATTATGGAACAATAGTGACAATTATGAAAATGATGTCTATATGCTTCCAAAACATCTTGATGAAAAAGTAGCTAAACTACATTTGGAACGTTTGGGCGCCGAATTAACGGAACTTAAGCAAGACCAAGCTGAATATATTGGTGTAACGGTTGAAGGACCTTTTAAACCAGAATATTACAGGTATTAG
- a CDS encoding DUF4301 family protein: MIDFSQQDLEQLKQKGISKEKVMGQIETFKEGIPFVELKKAAVVSDGILKFSEKEENELIQYFENVRGDLELLKFVPASGAASRMFKAMFNFLDIYDPSKEKLSAYIERTGDTAVQKFTSEMKDFPFYHQIMDRISAKAKNSDEEAYLFVKEMLMEDGLNYGFYPKGLLPFHKYGTESVTPFEEHLKEAALYAKTEGKANLHFTISEQHDAMFRKEHAQAGPKISKKTDTQFSITYSNQKPSTDTIAVDMENKPFKNNDGSILFRPGGHGALIENLNDQDADVIFIKNIDNVVIDDNLQEVADSKKMLAGVLTRVQAKAFEYAKMLEHNSISNEQLDEIKIFLENKLNVRFPNDLMNLNLEGQVAMVKDKINCPIRVCGMVKNEGEPGGGPFWIKDSENDVSLQIIESAQIDTSNEEQAAILKNATHFNPVDLICGVRNHKGEKYNLLDFIDTKQGFITEKTKEGKELKALELPGLWNGAMAYWNTIFVEVPLVTFNPVKTVNDLLKPTHQV, translated from the coding sequence ATGATCGACTTTAGTCAGCAGGACTTAGAACAACTGAAACAAAAAGGAATTTCCAAGGAAAAAGTAATGGGTCAGATTGAAACATTTAAAGAGGGAATCCCATTTGTAGAATTAAAAAAAGCCGCGGTTGTTTCAGATGGTATTCTTAAGTTTTCTGAAAAAGAAGAAAACGAACTCATCCAATATTTTGAAAACGTTCGTGGCGACTTGGAACTTTTAAAATTTGTACCAGCTTCGGGGGCCGCGTCAAGAATGTTCAAGGCAATGTTCAATTTTTTGGATATCTACGATCCTTCCAAAGAAAAATTATCAGCCTATATTGAAAGAACTGGTGATACAGCGGTCCAAAAGTTTACATCTGAAATGAAAGACTTTCCGTTTTATCATCAAATTATGGATAGAATTTCGGCAAAAGCAAAAAATTCAGATGAAGAAGCCTATCTCTTTGTAAAAGAAATGCTTATGGAAGATGGGCTCAACTATGGGTTTTATCCAAAAGGGCTATTGCCATTTCATAAATACGGTACTGAAAGTGTAACTCCGTTCGAAGAACATTTAAAAGAGGCGGCACTTTATGCAAAAACAGAGGGTAAAGCCAATCTACATTTCACCATATCTGAGCAGCACGATGCTATGTTCAGAAAAGAACATGCACAGGCTGGTCCTAAAATTTCCAAGAAAACAGATACTCAGTTTAGCATTACTTATTCCAATCAAAAACCATCTACGGATACCATTGCCGTAGATATGGAGAATAAACCTTTTAAAAACAATGATGGGTCAATATTGTTTAGACCGGGAGGCCATGGAGCTTTAATAGAAAATTTAAATGATCAAGATGCCGACGTTATTTTTATAAAAAATATTGATAATGTAGTCATTGATGATAACTTACAAGAAGTGGCCGACAGTAAGAAAATGTTGGCGGGTGTTTTAACTAGAGTTCAGGCGAAGGCGTTCGAATATGCTAAAATGCTTGAACACAACAGTATTTCCAATGAACAACTGGATGAAATCAAAATCTTTTTAGAAAACAAGTTGAACGTAAGGTTTCCCAATGATTTAATGAATTTAAATCTAGAAGGGCAAGTAGCTATGGTAAAAGACAAAATCAATTGCCCTATCCGTGTATGTGGAATGGTAAAAAATGAAGGTGAGCCGGGTGGAGGACCTTTTTGGATAAAGGATAGCGAGAATGATGTTTCACTTCAAATTATAGAGTCGGCCCAAATTGATACTTCTAATGAGGAACAAGCAGCCATATTAAAAAACGCAACACATTTTAATCCTGTTGATTTAATATGTGGGGTACGAAACCATAAAGGTGAGAAATATAATCTATTGGACTTTATAGATACAAAACAAGGTTTTATCACAGAAAAGACAAAAGAGGGCAAAGAATTAAAAGCGCTAGAACTTCCAGGGCTTTGGAATGGGGCCATGGCGTATTGGAACACTATTTTTGTAGAAGTGCCATTGGTAACTTTTAATCCAGTTAAAACGGTCAATGATCTTTTAAAACCTACACACCAAGTTTAA
- a CDS encoding SDR family oxidoreductase — MNIILTGSTGTLGSQVLFSLLENRLNVLEKVYLIVRKKKMTSPEARISKMLDSNAAPSFIGTHKEELSKRIIVIDADELLEPNKFLEENKKYYFIHSAGYVNLSVNPDSEEEIFRENLALTQAIFKAYSTYLKKFIYISTAFSIGKLDGLLNDNYVNVEQKEYRNFYEASKHAAEKYLVKEGAKKEIPIQILRPSVLGGNIMDKPSFFISKYMVFYLFAKFFYRNTSLDSVRIQANIDSKLNIIPTDYAAKVIAKVFDTDVQQLNIVNSEGTNIFNGISKILETVNFKNFKLTQELITTASEFESSLEQFYYETIGIHLTPYLTSKPYEWDTTLLESILPLPQYNLEDYLVATVEFAKTNGFKNQRW, encoded by the coding sequence ATGAATATCATTCTTACCGGATCAACAGGGACACTCGGTTCTCAAGTGCTGTTTTCATTGCTTGAAAATAGACTCAACGTACTGGAAAAAGTATACCTTATCGTACGCAAGAAAAAAATGACTTCTCCAGAAGCAAGGATTTCAAAAATGCTCGATAGCAATGCTGCCCCAAGCTTTATTGGAACACATAAAGAAGAACTTTCCAAAAGAATAATCGTTATTGATGCGGATGAATTGTTGGAACCAAACAAATTCCTTGAGGAAAACAAAAAGTATTACTTTATTCACTCGGCAGGCTACGTTAATCTTTCCGTAAATCCTGATAGTGAAGAAGAAATTTTTAGAGAAAATCTTGCACTTACCCAAGCCATATTCAAAGCGTATTCGACATACCTTAAGAAATTTATATATATAAGCACTGCATTTTCCATTGGCAAATTAGATGGCTTATTGAATGATAATTACGTAAACGTAGAACAGAAGGAGTATCGCAACTTCTATGAAGCATCTAAACATGCAGCAGAAAAATATTTGGTGAAAGAAGGAGCTAAAAAAGAAATTCCTATTCAAATATTACGCCCTAGTGTTTTAGGTGGAAACATTATGGACAAACCAAGTTTCTTTATTTCAAAGTATATGGTATTTTATCTTTTCGCAAAGTTTTTCTATCGTAATACCTCTCTTGATTCGGTACGGATACAAGCAAATATTGATAGTAAGCTAAATATTATCCCTACTGATTACGCAGCCAAGGTAATTGCCAAAGTATTTGATACCGATGTTCAACAACTCAATATTGTCAATTCTGAAGGAACCAATATTTTTAATGGTATTTCAAAAATTTTGGAAACGGTCAACTTTAAAAATTTTAAGCTTACACAAGAACTAATAACGACTGCATCTGAATTTGAAAGTTCATTGGAACAGTTTTACTACGAGACCATAGGCATACATCTGACCCCATATTTGACCTCAAAACCCTATGAATGGGATACTACGCTACTGGAAAGTATTTTGCCATTGCCCCAGTATAATTTAGAAGACTATTTGGTAGCCACAGTCGAATTTGCAAAGACCAATGGTTTCAAGAATCAGCGGTGGTAA
- a CDS encoding YkoF family thiamine/hydroxymethylpyrimidine-binding protein produces MKISVELALTPLQDDFEAPIIDFIQKLRASGLTILENPLSTQVYGEYDDVMKILHKEIKDTFENIEHILLNMKIVKSDRSGYEPHF; encoded by the coding sequence ATGAAAATATCCGTAGAACTTGCACTAACTCCGCTACAAGATGACTTTGAAGCGCCTATCATAGATTTTATCCAAAAACTCAGAGCTTCTGGACTTACTATTTTAGAAAATCCATTGAGTACCCAAGTCTATGGGGAGTATGATGATGTTATGAAAATCCTTCATAAGGAGATAAAAGATACTTTTGAAAATATTGAACACATACTACTTAATATGAAGATTGTAAAATCTGACAGAAGCGGGTATGAGCCACATTTTTGA
- a CDS encoding 4'-phosphopantetheinyl transferase superfamily protein: MPLYKTITVSSTTQVFIWNVTESENELQKNISLTPHCQKRMDGMKSQAHRRAFLSIRHLLAEAGYMDSDLFYDDSGKPHLNDGNHISITHSHDFTGIIISTTDEVGIDIEKQRDKILRIAHKFTPIQEYRTLANTEAVVRKLTIVWGVKESLYKIYAQGGLSFLKHIDVMDFAFDDKRTVAKISYKGQKSDYDVAFLEFEGFTCVYALRMIGG; encoded by the coding sequence GTGCCCCTTTACAAAACCATAACAGTCTCGTCCACCACCCAAGTTTTTATTTGGAATGTCACCGAATCTGAAAATGAACTACAGAAAAATATTAGTCTAACGCCACATTGTCAAAAAAGAATGGACGGCATGAAATCCCAAGCGCATCGAAGGGCTTTTCTAAGTATACGACACCTTTTGGCAGAAGCAGGTTATATGGATAGTGACTTATTTTATGATGACTCAGGGAAACCACATTTAAACGACGGAAATCATATTTCTATAACCCACTCACATGACTTTACGGGAATAATAATCAGTACAACGGATGAGGTTGGGATCGATATTGAAAAACAGCGTGACAAAATACTCCGTATCGCACATAAATTTACCCCAATACAGGAATATAGAACATTGGCCAATACCGAAGCTGTTGTACGAAAGTTGACCATAGTTTGGGGCGTCAAAGAATCCCTTTACAAAATCTATGCACAGGGCGGGCTCAGTTTTTTAAAGCATATAGATGTCATGGATTTTGCGTTCGATGATAAAAGAACAGTTGCGAAAATTTCGTATAAAGGACAAAAATCGGACTATGATGTTGCTTTTTTGGAGTTTGAAGGTTTTACCTGTGTATATGCCTTGCGTATGATAGGTGGATAG
- a CDS encoding ATP-binding protein, whose translation MYPKSKRRFTFKIITSYLVLGVLAFLAAFFVYSEFQDYNASQSKEEDNIKLLKTNSLLTELYEAENLSKLALQTKERGNLTAYAQKVDTIFNSIDSLKLLTTNDNQIVKLDSVQKLLQQKVYNNAELRNLKVRNTKSAPIDSLLKKFNKMEVDMGRITPETFAPNFEQLSPETQNSIKKVVAILNKNIPSEDKDNAPTADIDSLLQLSKSLLERAKLENARIERSVIRKELQIYKADLELSQKLRSMISAFEKEIIMNAYLDNLNKEQILKRSVRLTGIAVILGLIVVSLFTFLIIRDFWKVQRYREQLEKEKKYSESLLKSREQLISTVSHDLRTPLNTIGGYTELMEHSNLGTNQQQYVRNIKSASKYVDNLVNDLLDFSKLESGKIQIEKVPFLLSHLIADTASGFEDIYHKKFIVFSSEIPEALEKPIIGDPFRVRQILTNLLGNAFKFTDKGFVKVKARVRENDSGPLVNITVIDSGIGIKKEQQERIFKEFAQASDSIEKKYGGYGLGLTISKKLTSLLGGTLYLESEENKGSAFTLSLPLKFSDTEITTEDTQHSNLKNQPSLLIFDDDETLLELLQEVCKIHHMPAKVFSNFEDAEHLDDFHYDVVLTDIQMPVVNGYEVVKRLKSGHFSHYENQPIVAMTGQRNVDKKSYLDNGFSEVLPKPFSHDALLNTLNTILDYGNQHTPEHSLNENTVQSNSKLFSLEIISSFLDSPKSVYEVLESFLEDTHDNLYRLSIAVENLNYDEIKSISHKMLPMFRQLKVESAIPILEKLEHLSYDATHKKTIRRFEKLKLSILNLETAIHAFLPTLPVDID comes from the coding sequence ATGTACCCCAAATCCAAAAGGAGATTTACATTTAAAATAATTACCAGCTATCTAGTCTTAGGTGTGTTGGCGTTTTTGGCTGCCTTTTTCGTTTATTCGGAATTCCAGGATTATAACGCTTCACAGAGTAAAGAGGAGGATAATATCAAATTATTAAAAACCAACTCCTTGTTGACCGAACTGTACGAAGCCGAAAACTTATCAAAGCTGGCACTACAAACCAAAGAAAGAGGAAATCTAACGGCCTATGCCCAAAAGGTGGATACGATATTCAATTCTATCGATAGCCTAAAACTCTTGACTACCAACGATAATCAGATAGTAAAACTGGACAGTGTTCAAAAACTACTGCAACAGAAAGTATACAATAATGCAGAACTTAGAAATTTAAAAGTCAGAAATACCAAAAGCGCGCCCATTGATTCCTTGTTGAAAAAGTTCAATAAAATGGAAGTGGACATGGGAAGAATAACCCCAGAGACTTTTGCTCCAAATTTTGAACAACTGTCTCCGGAGACCCAAAATTCCATAAAAAAAGTTGTGGCCATTCTCAACAAGAATATTCCATCCGAAGATAAGGACAATGCCCCCACGGCAGACATAGACTCCTTATTGCAATTATCCAAGTCCCTTTTGGAACGTGCCAAATTGGAAAACGCAAGAATAGAACGATCCGTAATCAGAAAAGAGCTTCAAATTTATAAAGCAGATCTAGAGCTTTCCCAAAAACTGCGCAGTATGATTTCTGCTTTTGAAAAGGAAATCATCATGAATGCCTATCTGGATAATCTCAACAAGGAACAAATATTAAAACGAAGTGTTCGCTTGACAGGGATTGCCGTTATTTTGGGTTTAATCGTAGTATCGTTATTCACCTTCCTGATTATCCGTGATTTTTGGAAAGTGCAACGTTACCGGGAACAATTGGAAAAGGAAAAGAAATATTCCGAATCTTTATTGAAAAGTAGGGAACAGTTAATCTCTACAGTAAGCCATGATCTTAGAACACCATTAAATACTATTGGGGGCTACACAGAGTTAATGGAGCATAGCAACTTGGGCACCAATCAGCAACAGTATGTACGCAATATTAAATCTGCCTCAAAATATGTTGATAACCTGGTAAATGACCTTTTGGATTTTTCAAAATTAGAATCGGGAAAAATACAGATAGAAAAAGTACCCTTTCTGCTCTCTCATTTAATTGCGGATACCGCTTCTGGTTTTGAAGACATCTATCATAAAAAATTCATAGTCTTTTCATCAGAAATTCCCGAAGCTTTGGAAAAACCCATAATAGGGGATCCTTTTAGAGTGCGCCAAATATTGACCAATCTGTTAGGAAACGCCTTTAAATTCACGGACAAAGGCTTTGTAAAAGTAAAAGCCCGTGTAAGAGAAAATGATAGCGGTCCTTTAGTGAACATTACTGTCATTGATTCAGGCATAGGAATTAAAAAAGAGCAACAAGAACGAATCTTTAAAGAATTTGCCCAAGCAAGTGATTCCATAGAAAAGAAGTATGGTGGATATGGTCTTGGATTGACCATATCCAAAAAACTGACAAGTTTATTGGGCGGAACTTTATATCTGGAAAGTGAGGAAAACAAAGGAAGTGCATTTACACTTTCTCTCCCTCTTAAATTTTCTGACACAGAGATTACCACCGAGGACACACAACATTCAAATCTTAAAAATCAGCCTTCCTTACTCATTTTTGACGATGATGAAACGTTATTGGAACTCTTGCAAGAAGTATGCAAAATACACCATATGCCCGCAAAGGTCTTTTCCAATTTTGAAGATGCAGAACATCTTGATGATTTTCATTATGATGTGGTTTTGACCGATATACAAATGCCCGTAGTCAATGGGTACGAAGTGGTCAAAAGATTAAAGTCTGGCCATTTTTCGCATTATGAAAATCAACCCATAGTTGCAATGACAGGTCAAAGAAATGTTGACAAGAAGAGTTATCTTGACAATGGGTTCTCTGAAGTGTTACCTAAACCTTTTTCCCATGACGCACTTTTAAATACGCTTAATACCATTCTGGACTATGGCAACCAGCATACCCCAGAACATAGTTTGAACGAGAATACGGTCCAGTCAAATTCAAAACTGTTCAGTCTAGAAATTATTTCGTCTTTCTTGGACAGTCCCAAAAGTGTTTACGAGGTTTTAGAAAGCTTTCTAGAGGATACCCATGATAATTTATACCGACTTTCCATTGCGGTCGAAAACCTTAACTACGATGAAATAAAATCCATCTCACACAAGATGCTGCCCATGTTTCGACAGTTAAAAGTGGAGAGTGCCATTCCTATTCTTGAAAAACTTGAACACCTTTCTTATGATGCCACGCACAAAAAAACAATACGTAGATTTGAAAAACTGAAACTTTCAATCTTAAATCTGGAAACAGCAATTCATGCTTTTTTGCCTACACTTCCAGTTGATATTGATTAA
- a CDS encoding AAA family ATPase, which yields MEEKLGQEPSNLIKVVLFGPESTGKTTLSQQLARHYNTVWVPEYAREYLQDKWNNERKTCEPHDLLPIAQGQIRLENELTKKATDLLICDTDLLETKVYSEAYYIGHCDPVLEKYALKNTYDLYFLTYIDTPWEADDLRDKPDEREKMFAYFHDTLKKYDRNFVILKGDKKTRLKTAVERINNLLQQ from the coding sequence ATGGAAGAAAAACTTGGGCAAGAGCCCTCAAACCTTATTAAAGTAGTTCTTTTTGGTCCTGAGTCTACAGGAAAAACTACGTTGTCACAACAACTAGCAAGGCATTATAATACGGTTTGGGTACCCGAATATGCACGTGAGTACTTACAGGACAAATGGAACAACGAGCGTAAAACCTGTGAACCGCATGATTTATTGCCTATTGCCCAAGGACAAATCCGATTGGAAAATGAATTGACCAAGAAAGCTACAGATTTACTCATTTGTGATACCGATTTATTGGAAACCAAGGTATATTCAGAAGCTTATTATATAGGCCATTGCGACCCGGTTTTGGAGAAGTATGCATTAAAGAATACATATGACCTGTATTTCTTGACTTATATAGATACCCCATGGGAAGCGGACGACCTTAGGGACAAGCCAGATGAAAGAGAAAAAATGTTTGCATATTTTCATGACACATTAAAAAAATACGATCGGAATTTCGTTATCTTGAAAGGAGATAAAAAGACAAGGCTCAAAACCGCAGTAGAACGCATAAATAATCTTTTACAACAATGA
- a CDS encoding sigma-54 dependent transcriptional regulator — protein MPKILIIEDDTAFCQMLHKFLAKHNFDISTSYTITDAKQKLKSSLFDIILSDVRLPEGDGIALLSRIKSEFPSTQVILMTGYAEVKTAVSAMKKGAFDYISKPFTPENILKIITSALNTKAAVKEQPVKTEDTKKQSIASTQSGTIVGTSEVSRKLQQYIDLVAPTNMSVLITGESGTGKEVTAKAIHDKSKRKANNFVAVDCGAIPKEIATSEFFGHVKGSFTGAIDDKMGHFEAANGGTLFLDEIGNLSYENQVQLLRALQERKIKRVGSTKEIFVDVRIITATNENLLHAVAEGSFREDLYHRLNEFSVEIPSLKERVDDLMLFANYFLDNANRELDKNVTGFSEEVKHTFHNYAWPGNLRELKNVVKRAVLFTEGDTVSLSSIPNTVDNVVENSSQSKFSKSDYEKEKILNALKQTNFNKSKAAKLLQITRKTLYNKINQYQLEV, from the coding sequence ATGCCCAAAATCTTAATCATTGAGGATGACACAGCTTTTTGCCAAATGCTCCATAAGTTTTTGGCCAAGCATAACTTTGATATTTCTACAAGCTATACAATTACAGATGCCAAACAGAAATTAAAGTCAAGCCTTTTTGATATTATTCTATCCGATGTGCGTTTGCCAGAAGGAGACGGTATAGCATTGCTTTCGAGAATAAAATCTGAATTTCCAAGTACACAGGTAATTTTGATGACCGGTTACGCAGAAGTGAAGACTGCGGTGAGTGCCATGAAAAAAGGGGCATTCGATTATATCTCAAAACCTTTTACCCCAGAAAATATACTCAAGATCATTACGAGCGCCCTCAATACCAAGGCGGCAGTAAAGGAACAACCTGTAAAAACTGAGGATACCAAAAAACAATCCATTGCTTCAACCCAATCAGGGACTATTGTTGGAACCAGTGAAGTATCAAGAAAACTACAGCAGTATATAGATTTGGTGGCCCCAACCAATATGTCGGTTTTGATTACTGGCGAAAGTGGCACCGGCAAAGAAGTTACTGCCAAGGCCATTCACGATAAAAGTAAGCGAAAGGCCAATAACTTTGTCGCCGTAGATTGTGGTGCCATCCCTAAGGAAATCGCGACGAGTGAATTTTTTGGACACGTAAAGGGAAGTTTTACAGGAGCTATTGATGATAAAATGGGTCATTTTGAAGCTGCAAACGGAGGTACGCTCTTTTTAGATGAAATAGGAAACCTTTCCTATGAGAATCAAGTTCAACTGCTTAGGGCGCTTCAAGAAAGAAAGATAAAGCGCGTTGGCAGTACGAAAGAAATTTTTGTTGATGTACGGATTATCACGGCAACCAATGAAAATTTATTGCATGCCGTTGCCGAAGGTAGTTTTAGGGAAGACTTGTACCATCGTCTTAATGAGTTTTCTGTTGAGATACCATCACTAAAGGAGCGTGTTGACGACCTCATGTTATTTGCCAATTACTTTTTGGACAATGCAAATAGGGAACTTGATAAAAATGTAACGGGTTTTTCCGAAGAGGTAAAACATACATTCCATAACTATGCTTGGCCAGGAAACCTACGGGAATTAAAAAATGTAGTCAAGCGTGCTGTTTTATTTACAGAAGGAGATACGGTAAGTTTAAGCTCCATTCCTAATACAGTGGACAATGTAGTCGAGAATTCATCCCAATCCAAATTCTCTAAATCGGACTATGAAAAGGAGAAGATTCTCAATGCTTTGAAGCAAACCAATTTTAACAAGAGCAAGGCTGCCAAACTTTTACAAATCACTAGAAAGACACTCTATAATAAAATTAATCAATATCAACTGGAAGTGTAG
- a CDS encoding LytTR family DNA-binding domain-containing protein — protein sequence MKAVIVEDEEFASKRLAQLVEQLAPEIEIVAKINSVESGTVWFKKNDSPDLIFLDIQLNDGYGFDILDGLEEHPPVIFTTAYNEFAIRGFKYNGVDYLLKPIVKMDLKVALEKFKNNITRNGHTPTNSLEHLKQLFHKEYKHRFMVKVGNQFRLFNVEDIAYFKSDEGLICLHTHLAQSYPIEYTIDQLENILNPIHFFRVNRKFMVSVKAVTEIHSYFNSRLLLKLLPKEEEQVIVSRERTTNFKRWLDM from the coding sequence ATGAAGGCAGTTATTGTAGAGGATGAGGAGTTTGCATCAAAAAGACTGGCACAGTTGGTGGAACAGCTTGCACCAGAAATTGAAATAGTCGCTAAAATCAATTCGGTTGAAAGTGGAACGGTATGGTTTAAAAAAAACGACTCTCCCGATTTGATTTTTTTAGATATTCAACTCAATGATGGTTATGGGTTCGATATTTTGGATGGCCTAGAAGAACACCCTCCAGTAATTTTTACCACTGCATATAATGAATTTGCGATTAGGGGCTTTAAATATAATGGAGTGGATTATTTGCTAAAGCCCATTGTTAAGATGGATTTAAAAGTAGCTCTAGAAAAATTCAAAAACAATATCACTAGAAATGGTCATACGCCTACAAATAGTTTAGAACATTTAAAACAACTTTTCCATAAGGAGTACAAACATCGTTTTATGGTCAAAGTGGGAAACCAGTTTAGGTTGTTCAATGTAGAAGATATTGCCTATTTTAAATCCGATGAAGGTTTAATTTGCCTGCATACCCATTTGGCCCAATCTTACCCAATTGAATATACGATAGATCAATTGGAAAATATTTTAAATCCTATTCATTTCTTTAGGGTCAACCGTAAATTTATGGTTTCAGTAAAGGCCGTAACGGAAATACATAGTTATTTTAATAGCCGACTCTTGCTAAAACTGCTGCCAAAAGAAGAGGAACAAGTGATCGTATCAAGGGAACGTACCACCAATTTTAAACGGTGGTTAGATATGTAA